In Miscanthus floridulus cultivar M001 chromosome 5, ASM1932011v1, whole genome shotgun sequence, one genomic interval encodes:
- the LOC136453088 gene encoding uncharacterized protein, translating into MARIPSLKSLNAFPHAEEHLLKKTYSGAVVTILGLLIMFTLFVHELQFYLTTYNVHQMSVDLKRGETLPIHINMSFPSLPCEVLSVDAIDMSGKHEVDLHTNIWKLRLDKYGHIIGTEYLSDLVEKEHGAHHDHDHGQEHHDEQKKHEQTFNEEAEKMIKSVKQALGNGEGCRVYGMLDVQRVAGNFHISVHGLNIFVAEKIFEGSSHVNVSHVIHELSFGPKYPGIHNPLDETSRILHDTSGSFKYYIKVVPTEYKYLSKKVLPTNQFSVTEYFLPIRPTERAWPAVYFLYDLSPITVTIKEERRNFLHFITRLCAVLGGTFAMTGMLDRWMYRLIESVTNSKTRSVLR; encoded by the exons TGACAATTCTTGGGCTACTTATAATGTTTACACTGTTCGTGCATGAGCTGCAGTTTTATCTTACCACCTACAACGTGCATCAG ATGTCTGTAGATCTGAAACGAGGAGAAACTCTGCCAATTCATATCAATATGTCATTTCCTTCTTTGCCATGTGAAG TATTGAGTGTGGATGCAATTGACATGTCTGGGAAACATGAAGTTGATTTACATACAAATATTTGGAAG CTTCGCTTGGATAAGTATGGCCATATCATCGGTACAGAGTACTTGTCTGACCTAGTTGAAAAGGAGCATGGGGCACATCATGATCATG ACCATGGGCAAGAGCATCATGATGAACAAAAGAAGCATGAACAAACCTTCAACGAAGAAGCAGAGAAAATGATCAAGAGTGTCAAACAAGCACTGGGAAATGGTGAAGGGTGTCGA GTCTATGGGATGTTGGATGTGCAGAGGGTGGCTGGTAACTTCCATATCTCAGTGCATGGTTTGAACATCTTTGTTGCTGAAAAG ATTTTTGAAGGGTCAAGCCATGTGAACGTCAGTCATGTTATCCACGAGCTGTCATTTGGCCCAAAGTATCCAGGAATTCATAACCCACTGGATGAGACTTCAAGAATACTTCATGACACAAGTGGAAGCTTCAAATACTATATCAAG GTTGTTCCGACTGAGTACAAATATCTATCAAAGAAAGTATTGCCAACAAATCAGTTTTCTGTCACAGAGTATTTTCTTCCCATTCGCCCAACTGAAAGGGCCTGGCCAG CGGTTTACTTCCTGTATGATCTCTCACCAATTACAGTCACCATCAAAGAGGAAAGAAGGAACTTCCTTCATTTTATAACTCGTCTATGTGCAGTTCTTGGTGGCACATTTGCCATGACAG GAATGCTTGACCGATGGATGTACCGGCTTATCGAGTCAGTCACCAACTCAAAGACCAGAAGTGTACTGCGGTAA